The sequence ACACGTAAGCCTGGGCGAGATACACGTTGGATGCGCTCAATCACTGGGCGACCCATGTAGTATTTCAATTGCAAATCCAAAGATGGTTTTGCGTCAGCGCTTACAGCAAAATCTTCAATGTAGCCTTCTTCTTTCAAAACTTGTGCAATGGCTTTCTTCAATTTAGAAGCAGGCATAGACACGGTAGCTTTGTTCGCACGTTGTGCGTTACGAATACGGGTCAACATATCGGAAATAGGATCATGCATACTCATATTTTCTTCTCCTATTACCAGCTAGCTTTAACCACACCAGGAATTTCACCGCGCATAGAAATTTCGCGGATCTTGGTGCGGCCTAGGCCAAATTTACGGAACGTACCACGTGGACGACCTGTCAATGCGCAACGACGACGTTGGCG comes from Neisseriaceae bacterium CLB008 and encodes:
- the rpsH gene encoding 30S ribosomal protein S8; translation: MSMHDPISDMLTRIRNAQRANKATVSMPASKLKKAIAQVLKEEGYIEDFAVSADAKPSLDLQLKYYMGRPVIERIQRVSRPGLRVYKGSTQIPNVMNGLGIAIVTTSKGVMTDRKARANGVGGELLCIVA